A genomic stretch from Peromyscus eremicus chromosome 6, PerEre_H2_v1, whole genome shotgun sequence includes:
- the LOC131912601 gene encoding 3 beta-hydroxysteroid dehydrogenase/Delta 5-->4-isomerase type 1-like isoform X2 — MPGWSCLVTGAGGFLGQRIIRLLAQEKELQEVRALDKVFRPETRKEFSSTQNLLEACVQASVPAFIYTSSVDVAGPNSYKEIVLNGHEEELHENSWSDPYSYSKKMGEKAVLAANGCSLKNGGILHTCALRPMYIYGEKSPFIYVTMVRALNNNGILNVIGKFSTVNPVYVGNVAWAHVLAARGLRDPKKSPRIQGQFYYISDDTPHQSYDDLNFTVSKKWGFHLDSSWSLPLPMLYGLAFLLETVSFLLHPIYSYQPPFNRYLVTLSNSVFTFSYKKAQRDLGYEPLVSWEEARQKTSQWIGSLVEQHKGTLNTKSE, encoded by the exons ATGCCAGGGTGGAGCTGCCTGGTGACAGGAGCTGGAGGGTTTCTGGGCCAGAGGATCATCCGCTTGTTGGCTCAGGAGAAAGAGCTGCAGGAAGTCAGAGCCCTGGACAAAGTCTTCAGACCAGAAACCAGGAAGGAATTCTCTA GTACCCAGAACCTGTTGGAGGCCTGTGTCCAGGCTAGTGTGCCAGCCTTCATCTACACCAGCTCAGTTGATGTTGCTGGACCCAACTCCTACAAGGAGATTGTCCTGAATGGCCATGAGGAAGAACTGCATGAAAATTCATGGTCTGATCCATACTCATATAGCAAAAAGATGGGTGAGAAGGCAGTGCTGGCAGCCAATGGGTGCAGCCTAAAAAATGGTGGCATTTTGCATACTTGTGCCTTGAGACCTATGTATATCTATGGGGAAAAAAGTCCATTCATTTATGTTACAATGGTCAGGGCCCTCAATAATAATGGTATTCTTAATGTTATTGGCAAATTTTCTACAGTTAACCCAGTATATGTGGGTAATGTGGCCTGGGCACACGTTCTGGCTGCCAGGGGCCTACGAGACCCCAAGAAGTCACCAAGGATCCAAGGTCAGTTCTACTACATCTCAGATGACACCCCTCACCAAAGCTATGATGATTTAAACTTCACTGTAAGCAAGAAATGGGGCTTCCACCTGGATTCCAGTTGGAGCCTTCCTCTGCCCATGCTCTACGGTCTCGCCTTCCTGTTGGAAACTGTGAGCTTCCTGCTGCATCCAATCTACAGTTACCAGCCTCCTTTTAACCGCTACTTAGTCACCCTGTCAAATAGTGTGTTCACCTTCTCCTACAAGAAAGCTCAGCGAGATCTGGGCTATGAGCCACTTGTCAGCTGGGAGGAAGCCAGGCAGAAAACTTCTCAGTGGATCGGGTCACTGGTGGAGCAGCACAAGGGGACACTGAACACAAAGTCTGAGTGA
- the LOC131912601 gene encoding 3 beta-hydroxysteroid dehydrogenase/Delta 5-->4-isomerase type 1-like isoform X1 gives MPGWSCLVTGAGGFLGQRIIRLLAQEKELQEVRALDKVFRPETRKEFSNLQTKTKVTMLEGDILDAQCLRRACEGVSVVIHTAAVIDCLGAIPRQTIVDVNVKGTQNLLEACVQASVPAFIYTSSVDVAGPNSYKEIVLNGHEEELHENSWSDPYSYSKKMGEKAVLAANGCSLKNGGILHTCALRPMYIYGEKSPFIYVTMVRALNNNGILNVIGKFSTVNPVYVGNVAWAHVLAARGLRDPKKSPRIQGQFYYISDDTPHQSYDDLNFTVSKKWGFHLDSSWSLPLPMLYGLAFLLETVSFLLHPIYSYQPPFNRYLVTLSNSVFTFSYKKAQRDLGYEPLVSWEEARQKTSQWIGSLVEQHKGTLNTKSE, from the exons ATGCCAGGGTGGAGCTGCCTGGTGACAGGAGCTGGAGGGTTTCTGGGCCAGAGGATCATCCGCTTGTTGGCTCAGGAGAAAGAGCTGCAGGAAGTCAGAGCCCTGGACAAAGTCTTCAGACCAGAAACCAGGAAGGAATTCTCTA ACCTACAGACAAAGACCAAGGTGACAATGCTGGAGGGAGACATTCTGGATGCCCAGTGCCTGAGGAGAGCTTGTGAGGGCGTCTCTGTTGTCATCCACACTGCTGCTGTCATTGACTGCTTAGGTGCTATTCCCAGACAGACCATCGTGGATGTCAACGTGAAAG GTACCCAGAACCTGTTGGAGGCCTGTGTCCAGGCTAGTGTGCCAGCCTTCATCTACACCAGCTCAGTTGATGTTGCTGGACCCAACTCCTACAAGGAGATTGTCCTGAATGGCCATGAGGAAGAACTGCATGAAAATTCATGGTCTGATCCATACTCATATAGCAAAAAGATGGGTGAGAAGGCAGTGCTGGCAGCCAATGGGTGCAGCCTAAAAAATGGTGGCATTTTGCATACTTGTGCCTTGAGACCTATGTATATCTATGGGGAAAAAAGTCCATTCATTTATGTTACAATGGTCAGGGCCCTCAATAATAATGGTATTCTTAATGTTATTGGCAAATTTTCTACAGTTAACCCAGTATATGTGGGTAATGTGGCCTGGGCACACGTTCTGGCTGCCAGGGGCCTACGAGACCCCAAGAAGTCACCAAGGATCCAAGGTCAGTTCTACTACATCTCAGATGACACCCCTCACCAAAGCTATGATGATTTAAACTTCACTGTAAGCAAGAAATGGGGCTTCCACCTGGATTCCAGTTGGAGCCTTCCTCTGCCCATGCTCTACGGTCTCGCCTTCCTGTTGGAAACTGTGAGCTTCCTGCTGCATCCAATCTACAGTTACCAGCCTCCTTTTAACCGCTACTTAGTCACCCTGTCAAATAGTGTGTTCACCTTCTCCTACAAGAAAGCTCAGCGAGATCTGGGCTATGAGCCACTTGTCAGCTGGGAGGAAGCCAGGCAGAAAACTTCTCAGTGGATCGGGTCACTGGTGGAGCAGCACAAGGGGACACTGAACACAAAGTCTGAGTGA